A stretch of the Nitratireductor thuwali genome encodes the following:
- the apaG gene encoding Co2+/Mg2+ efflux protein ApaG, which translates to MYRAVTHDIEVQVEPSFLPDHSDPDEGRFVWAYQVTIANHSDEKVQLLSRYWHITDGLGRAQEVRGAGVVGEQPELGPDESYRYTSVCPLPTTSGIMTGRYTMRSASGALFEVDIPAFSLDLPGADATVN; encoded by the coding sequence ATGTATCGCGCAGTGACACATGACATCGAGGTGCAGGTGGAACCCTCCTTCCTGCCGGATCATTCGGACCCGGACGAAGGCAGGTTCGTGTGGGCCTATCAGGTCACCATCGCCAACCATTCGGACGAAAAGGTGCAGCTTCTGTCACGCTACTGGCACATCACCGACGGCTTGGGACGAGCACAGGAGGTGCGTGGCGCCGGTGTCGTCGGCGAGCAGCCGGAACTCGGCCCCGACGAGAGCTACCGCTATACGTCGGTCTGCCCGCTGCCGACGACATCCGGCATCATGACCGGGCGGTATACGATGCGGTCGGCGAGCGGCGCTCTGTTCGAGGTCGACATTCCGGCCTTTTCGCTCGATCTGCCGGGAGCCGATGCAACGGTGAACTGA
- a CDS encoding CDP-alcohol phosphatidyltransferase family protein translates to MLDGWARRKLDPLLNRIAAGVARGGIGADAVTLAGCGIGLAAAALVAVGWFGIAFVLIVLSRLADGVDGAVARINGPTDLGGFLDIVLDFLFYGAVPLGFVLFDPAANGVAGAVLLFAFYVNGASFLTFAVMAEKRRLVSTARGSKSLFFTTGIAEAGETLAVFLLACLFPAWFPVLAYAFASITLYTALSRIVLAGRELR, encoded by the coding sequence TTGCTTGATGGATGGGCCCGGCGGAAGCTCGATCCGCTGCTGAACCGCATAGCGGCCGGTGTCGCGCGCGGCGGTATCGGCGCCGATGCCGTCACGCTGGCAGGCTGCGGGATCGGGCTCGCCGCTGCGGCGCTGGTGGCCGTCGGCTGGTTCGGCATCGCTTTCGTCCTCATCGTTCTAAGCCGGCTGGCCGACGGTGTGGACGGCGCGGTCGCGCGCATCAATGGGCCGACCGATCTTGGCGGGTTTCTCGACATCGTGCTCGACTTCCTCTTTTACGGCGCCGTGCCGCTGGGCTTCGTATTGTTCGATCCCGCTGCCAATGGCGTCGCCGGCGCCGTTCTGCTTTTTGCTTTCTATGTCAACGGCGCGAGCTTCCTCACCTTCGCGGTGATGGCGGAAAAGCGTCGGCTGGTCAGCACGGCGCGCGGCAGCAAATCTCTGTTCTTCACCACAGGCATAGCCGAGGCAGGCGAGACGCTGGCCGTCTTCCTGCTCGCCTGCCTCTTTCCCGCATGGTTCCCCGTCCTAGCCTACGCTTTCGCGTCGATAACGCTTTACACGGCGCTGTCGCGCATCGTGCTGGCCGGACGGGAACTGAGGTAG
- a CDS encoding O-succinylhomoserine sulfhydrylase, with the protein MTSNFGKDWKPQTALVHAGTLRSQFGETSEALYLTQGFLYDSAEAAEARFKGEEPGFIYSRYANPTVDMFEKRMCALEGAEDARATASGMAAVSAALLCSLKAGDHVVAARALFGSCRWVVETLMPRYGIETTLVDGKSLAAWEEAIRPNTKLFFLESPTNPTLEVCDIAGIGRLADGAGARLVVDNVFATPLLQKPLELGAHVVVYSATKHIDGQGRCLGGVVLSDKEWIDQNLHDYFRHTGPSLSPFNAWTLLKGLETLPLRVRQQSQSAARVADYLAEHPKIGRVIYPGRKDHPQADIVARQMTGGSTLVCFDLKGGKSSSFAFENALSIIGISNNLGDAKSLVTHPTTTTHKNLTDEARAEAGIGEGTLRLSLGLEDVEDLLKDIEQALEAA; encoded by the coding sequence ATGACAAGCAATTTTGGCAAAGACTGGAAACCGCAAACCGCCCTTGTCCATGCGGGCACGCTGCGCTCGCAGTTCGGCGAGACGTCCGAGGCTCTCTATTTGACGCAGGGCTTCCTCTACGACAGCGCCGAAGCCGCCGAAGCCCGTTTCAAGGGCGAGGAGCCGGGCTTCATCTATTCGCGCTACGCCAATCCCACCGTCGACATGTTCGAAAAGCGCATGTGCGCGCTGGAAGGGGCGGAGGATGCCCGAGCCACGGCATCGGGGATGGCGGCGGTTTCGGCCGCGCTTCTGTGTTCACTCAAGGCGGGCGACCATGTGGTGGCGGCACGCGCCCTTTTCGGTTCATGCCGCTGGGTGGTGGAGACGCTGATGCCGCGCTACGGCATCGAAACCACCCTCGTCGACGGCAAATCGCTCGCCGCCTGGGAAGAGGCCATCCGACCCAACACCAAGCTGTTTTTTCTGGAAAGTCCCACCAATCCGACGCTGGAGGTCTGCGACATCGCTGGCATCGGTCGGCTGGCCGACGGCGCCGGCGCCCGTCTCGTGGTCGACAACGTGTTCGCCACCCCGCTCCTGCAGAAGCCGCTGGAGCTCGGAGCGCATGTGGTGGTCTACTCCGCGACCAAGCATATCGACGGCCAGGGCCGGTGTCTGGGCGGTGTCGTGCTGTCGGACAAGGAGTGGATCGACCAGAACCTGCACGACTATTTCCGGCATACCGGGCCCAGCCTTTCCCCATTCAATGCCTGGACGCTTCTGAAGGGGCTCGAAACGCTGCCGCTCCGCGTGCGTCAACAGAGCCAGAGCGCTGCTCGCGTGGCCGACTATCTGGCCGAACATCCCAAGATCGGACGCGTCATCTATCCCGGGCGCAAGGATCATCCCCAGGCGGATATCGTCGCGCGGCAGATGACGGGCGGCTCCACGCTGGTCTGCTTCGATCTGAAGGGCGGAAAATCGTCGTCCTTCGCCTTCGAGAACGCGCTCTCGATCATCGGCATCTCCAACAATCTGGGCGACGCCAAGAGCCTCGTCACGCATCCCACGACCACAACGCACAAAAATCTCACGGATGAGGCGCGCGCGGAGGCCGGAATCGGTGAAGGCACGCTGCGCCTGTCGCTTGGGCTGGAGGACGTGGAAGATCTGCTCAAGGACATTGAGCAGGCGCTGGAGGCAGCGTAG
- a CDS encoding 2'-deoxycytidine 5'-triphosphate deaminase, which yields MNPAGILPDSEIAALFDSGALAAPHPLDPDQVQPASLDLRLGDVAYRVRASFLPGPQSLVSEKLDRLKLHEIPLGGGAVLETGCVYIVPLMERLSLPADISASANPKSSTGRLDIFTRVMTDFGPEFDKIVPGYKGPLYLEVSPRTFPIILRTGSRLSQIRFRRGKTLLTEAELVALHEMETLVAAQTPNISGGGIALSIDLTGGADRLVGYRAKHHTSLVDVDRKAAHTVTDFWEPLYNHGKAELVLDPDEFYILVSREAVHVPPAYAAEMTPFDPLVGEFRVHYAGFFDPGFGHSGAGGTGSRAVLEVRSHEVPFILEHGQIVGRLVYERMGARPRALYGTDLKSNYQGQALKLSKHFIA from the coding sequence GTGAACCCAGCAGGCATATTGCCAGATTCTGAGATCGCAGCGCTCTTCGACAGCGGCGCGCTGGCTGCGCCGCACCCGCTCGATCCGGATCAGGTGCAACCGGCCAGCCTTGATCTGCGCCTGGGGGATGTCGCGTACCGCGTGCGTGCGAGCTTTCTGCCCGGGCCGCAGAGCCTCGTTTCCGAAAAGTTGGACCGACTGAAGCTTCACGAGATACCGCTGGGCGGGGGGGCGGTGCTGGAGACCGGCTGCGTCTATATAGTGCCGCTAATGGAGCGGCTTTCCCTGCCAGCCGATATTTCCGCGTCCGCCAACCCTAAAAGTTCGACCGGCCGGCTCGACATATTCACCCGCGTGATGACCGACTTCGGGCCAGAGTTCGACAAGATCGTGCCAGGATACAAGGGGCCGCTCTATCTGGAAGTGAGCCCCCGCACCTTCCCGATCATCCTGCGCACCGGCTCACGGCTTTCGCAGATACGCTTCCGTCGGGGCAAGACCCTGCTCACGGAAGCCGAGCTTGTGGCGCTGCATGAGATGGAGACGCTGGTGGCTGCGCAGACGCCGAATATCTCCGGCGGCGGGATAGCGCTCTCCATCGATCTGACGGGCGGTGCCGACCGCCTTGTCGGCTATCGCGCCAAGCACCACACCAGCCTGGTCGACGTGGATCGGAAGGCGGCCCACACGGTGACCGATTTCTGGGAACCGCTCTACAATCACGGCAAGGCCGAGTTGGTTCTGGACCCGGACGAGTTCTATATCCTGGTTTCGCGCGAGGCGGTTCACGTGCCGCCGGCCTATGCCGCCGAGATGACGCCGTTCGATCCCCTGGTGGGAGAATTCCGCGTCCATTACGCCGGCTTCTTCGACCCCGGGTTCGGCCATTCGGGAGCGGGCGGCACGGGCAGCCGTGCCGTGCTGGAAGTGCGCAGCCACGAGGTGCCCTTCATTCTCGAACACGGGCAGATCGTCGGACGGCTGGTCTACGAGCGTATGGGCGCGCGGCCCCGGGCCCTATACGGCACGGACCTAAAGTCGAACTACCAGGGGCAGGCGCTGAAATTGTCGAAGCATTTCATCGCCTGA
- a CDS encoding ion transporter has translation MNALKNFLESRRFELTITVLIVINAITLGLETSERAMEVAGPLLLTLDRLILSVFVLELGAKLIVYRGRFFRDPWRIFDLLVVSIALVPASANLSVLRALRILRVLRLVSMVPSLRRVVGGLIAALPGMGSIMLLLALVFYVFSVMATKLFGAHFPDWFGSIGRSAYSLFQIMTLESWSMGIVRPVMEMFPWAWLFFIPFIVSTTFTVLNLFIGIIVSAMQAEHDAAATAERSAMQQEQEVILAEIRALRDDVRALKRENAGDVRR, from the coding sequence GTGAACGCCCTCAAGAACTTCCTGGAATCCCGGCGTTTCGAGCTGACGATCACCGTGCTGATCGTCATCAACGCCATCACCCTCGGTCTCGAGACATCGGAGCGGGCCATGGAGGTGGCCGGTCCGCTGCTGCTGACACTCGACAGGCTGATTCTCAGCGTATTCGTGCTGGAACTCGGGGCCAAGCTTATCGTCTATCGCGGGCGCTTCTTTCGCGATCCCTGGCGGATTTTCGACCTTCTCGTGGTCAGCATCGCCCTTGTCCCCGCGTCAGCCAACCTCTCGGTGCTGCGGGCGCTGCGTATCCTGCGTGTGCTCAGGCTGGTCTCGATGGTGCCCTCGCTGAGGCGCGTGGTGGGCGGGCTCATTGCGGCGCTGCCGGGCATGGGCTCGATCATGCTGTTGCTGGCGCTGGTGTTCTACGTGTTCTCCGTGATGGCCACGAAGCTCTTCGGCGCACATTTCCCCGACTGGTTCGGCTCAATCGGCCGCTCGGCCTATTCGTTGTTTCAGATCATGACGCTGGAAAGCTGGTCGATGGGGATCGTGCGCCCGGTCATGGAGATGTTCCCCTGGGCGTGGCTGTTCTTCATCCCCTTCATCGTGTCGACGACCTTCACCGTGCTGAACCTGTTCATCGGCATCATCGTTTCGGCCATGCAGGCCGAGCACGACGCCGCTGCCACCGCCGAGCGAAGCGCGATGCAGCAGGAACAAGAGGTCATTCTGGCGGAAATTCGCGCGCTGCGCGACGATGTGCGGGCGTTGAAACGCGAGAACGCGGGTGATGTCAGGCGATGA